A genomic stretch from Candidatus Cloacimonadota bacterium includes:
- a CDS encoding DUF4062 domain-containing protein, whose protein sequence is MAKKLKLMVSSTVYDSESDLDQIEAILQGFGYKVIMSKNGTVYVPADMSNEDACLKAVEECDLFLGIIFPRYGSGITHKEILKAIELDKPRWFISHHYVTFARTLFKQFMYNADKSRNEDFHYNSTSVLDKLEVIEMYNDAIQNNIPFEQRKSNWAHPFFNTSDIFPFLETQFKDIKRREKELEEISGGSDEQ, encoded by the coding sequence ATGGCAAAAAAACTTAAATTAATGGTTTCATCTACAGTTTATGATTCTGAATCTGATCTAGATCAGATTGAGGCAATCCTTCAAGGTTTTGGATATAAGGTTATTATGTCCAAGAACGGAACTGTTTATGTGCCTGCTGATATGTCAAACGAAGATGCTTGTTTAAAAGCCGTTGAAGAGTGTGATCTATTTCTTGGTATCATTTTTCCTCGTTATGGTTCAGGTATTACTCATAAAGAGATTCTTAAAGCAATAGAATTGGATAAACCAAGATGGTTTATTTCGCATCATTACGTAACTTTTGCCAGAACACTATTTAAGCAATTTATGTATAATGCTGATAAATCTAGAAATGAAGATTTCCATTATAATAGTACATCTGTTTTGGATAAATTAGAAGTAATCGAAATGTATAATGATGCTATTCAAAATAATATTCCGTTTGAACAAAGGAAATCAAATTGGGCTCATCCATTCTTTAATACTTCAGATATATTTCCATTTTTGGAAACTCAGTTCAAGGATATAAAAAGAAGAGAGAAAGAACTCGAAGAGATTTCAGGAGGTTCTGATGAACAATAA